The Desulfonatronum lacustre DSM 10312 region AAACAAAGCGAGTACAGCGACCATGAGTGCCGTCGTAAAGAGTTCGTTCTTCATTTTTGTCTCCTCTCTCCCGCAAGTTTCTCAAGGACTCGCAAGAATATGCGATTCTTCAGTAACGTCTCCGACAACGTCACGACACCGTCCTTTGACTACGAAACTGGAGGATACCTTTTTGGGCATCCCTGTCTGTAGGGGAATCGCATATTTATTGTGAGGAGAAATCACGGAAGACGGGAATAATTCCCGGGAGGAGGTTGCGAGGGGCGACAGGAAAGAGATCTCCGCACATCGTCCGTCAGGGGAAAATCCCGTTGCCTGTGATTTTCCCTTGCGACAATAGGCGATTTCCCCACAGACTCGGTTCAGAAAAAATGTTTTCCTGACGGAGGTTGGAAAAAAGACCCAGCATTCATTCCCTACAAGGCGGGAATGGGTGCGTTCACGTCACCTTGCTCGACGAGAAAACACAGATGGGGGGATGCAAAAAGGCGGTTCCCGGTTGAAACGCGCCCGAAAATTTTGATGCTGTACCACGAAAGCGTTGCTTCCGCCTCAGCTGATTCCGAGAAATTAAACCCTATAATCCCAGTAAATCCAAAATTTTAACGCAAGGAGAAAACCATGCGGATTCAAATCAACTCCGACCGCAACATCGAGATTGACGAGGCCCTGCAAACTGAAATCAGCGATGGAGTGGAAAGCGCCCTAGGCCGGCTCAGCGCGCGGATCACGCTGTTGGAAGTCCATTTGAGCGACGAAAACAGCGACAAGAAGGGCGGACATGACGACATGCGCTGTCTGCTGGAAGCCCGTCTCGAGGGTCACCAGCCCATCGCGGTCGCACATCGGGCAGCGACACTGAATCTGGCCGTTGACGGCGCCGCGGCTAGATTGACCAAATTGATCAAGCACTCCCAGGAACGACTGCACGAACAGCAGAGTCAACGCACGGACCCGGACCCGTCCGCGCCGGAACCGGAACCTGAGGATGAGTTGGAACAGTCTGGTGTAAATTCCTGATGACACAATGCGCAAAAAAGTTGGCCGGACACGTCCTGTGTCCGGCCCCTATCGATCTCCGCATAATCATACTCTTTTGAAATTTTCCACCTTCCGCTCTCTTCACGCCCCATGAGCGCCAAGAAAATATTCATTCGCGAGGAAAAATCACGGAGAACGAGTATTTTATCCCGGACGTCTGTGATTTCTCCTTGCGATAATGAGCGATCTTCCTACAGACTTGGTTCTCCAAAAAGGTTTTCATGATGCAGGTTGGCGAATGATGGCCCTGCACCCAGCCCTGGTAACGCCCCGAAAAACACATGCCCTAGCAATCCGTTGAAAAACTCCCAATTGCTGCGTCGCTGCAAAAAGTTCAAACTCTCACGTATGAATAAATACGCTTCGACCTTGAACTTTTTTTGCTCCTTGCACTTGGGGTTTTTGAACGGACTGCCGGATAAGGACTTTTTCAACACTCAGCTAGGAGACTGTTCCCGTGCAAAGAATCGGATGCCGCCGCAGGAAACTGATCACGCGGGCTGTATTG contains the following coding sequences:
- a CDS encoding HPF/RaiA family ribosome-associated protein; translated protein: MRIQINSDRNIEIDEALQTEISDGVESALGRLSARITLLEVHLSDENSDKKGGHDDMRCLLEARLEGHQPIAVAHRAATLNLAVDGAAARLTKLIKHSQERLHEQQSQRTDPDPSAPEPEPEDELEQSGVNS